The following coding sequences lie in one Coregonus clupeaformis isolate EN_2021a unplaced genomic scaffold, ASM2061545v1 scaf0196, whole genome shotgun sequence genomic window:
- the LOC121559485 gene encoding ubiquitin carboxyl-terminal hydrolase 47-like isoform X7, protein MEMVPSEENQLVPKEGMFWSCRQSIFDEMKKRFSQIENASEEPRVLCIVQDTTNAKTVNERLTLNLPASTTLSKLFEDVAHKASYVNGTFDLAWGNTGDMGSLEPSSEMSLTESGFEPGKRNFLQLTDKDGEQPQIASDESGTADSSGLDDSSQERFIGPLPRDCTVGCSSDYSSPSYSYSSILNKSDTGYVGLVNQAMTCYLNSLLQTLFMTPEFRNALYNWEFEESDEDPVTSIPYQLQRLFLLLQTSKKRAIETTDVTRSFGWDSSEAWQQHDVQELCRVMFDALEQKWKQTEQADLINQLYQGKLKDYVRCLECGYESWRIDTYLDIPLVIRPFGASQAYGSVEEALQAFVQPETLDGANQYFCERCKKKCDARKGLRFLHFPYLLTLQLKRFDFDYTTMHRIKLNDRMSFPEELDMGPFIDVEDEKSPQTESCTDSGAENEGSCHSDQMSNDFSTDDGVDEGICLDSASSTERVLKPKSSLTFELFSVMVHSGSAAGGHYYACIKSFSDGQWYSFNDQHVSKITQEDIRKTYGGSSGSRGYYSSAFASSTNAYMLIYRLKDPSRNAKYLDCDDFPEHIKHLVQREKESEEQEKRQREIERNTCKIKLFCMHPVKMRTMMENKLEVHKDKTLREATEMAYKLMDLEEVVPLDCCRLVKYDEFHEYLERSYEGEEDTPMGLLLGGIKSSYMFDLLLETRRPEQVFQPYKPGEVMVKVHVVDLKTETIAPPVSIRAYLNQSITEFKQLIAQATELSAETMRVVLERCYNDLRLLYVPNKTLKAEGFFRSNKVFVESSESPDHQVTFTDSLLWKLLDRHGNTIRLFVSLPVQSPGTNRTICQNVGGDPEECSEGSKGNRKSVETILEESTEKLKNLSLQQQQGSQQGSSTSDSQKSSDTSDFEHIESPSPSQEPDSASSISAVVAVDNRELENRIQVASGGGAYSDPETQFPGEERSDSEVNNDRSTSSVDSDILSSSHSSDTLCNADSGPIQLANGLDSHSITSSRRSKANEGKKETWDTAEEDSGTDSEYDENGKSKVESYYLYFRAEPYDQEEGSGEGGQKCVLVHVDKRITLSAFKQNLEPFVGVTSTQFKVFRVYANNQEFESVRLNETLSSFSDDNKITIRLGRALKKGEYRVKVYQLLVNDAEPCKFLVDTVFAKGMTVKQSKEELMPQLKDQCNLDLNIDNFRLRKKTWKNPGTVFLDYHVYEEDINISSNWEVFLEVLDGPEKMKSMSQLAVLTRRWTPAQMKLEPFQEVVLESSSVEELKEKLSEISGIPLENLEFAKGRGTFPCDISVLEIHQDLDWNPKVSTLNVWPLYICDDGAVVFYRNSTEEPMEQSEDERNELMKRESSRLLKTGHRVSYSPRKEKALKIYLDGGPVKDLGQD, encoded by the exons ATGGAAATGGTGCCCAGCGAAGAGAACCAGCTCGTACCCAAAGAG GGTATGTTTTGGAGTTGCAGGCAGAGTATTTTCGATGAGATGAAGAAGAGGTTTTCTCAG ATAGAGAATGCGTCGGAGGAGCCCAGAGTGTTGTGCATAGTCCAGGACACTACCAATGCTAAGACGGTCAATGAGAGGCTCACCCTCAACCTGCCAGCCTCCACCACCCTCTCCAAACTCTTTGAGGATGTGGCCCACAAGGCGAGCTATGTGAACGGCACCTTTGACCTGGCATGGGGCAACACCGGGGACATG GGGTCGCTGGAACCCAGCAGTGAGATGTCCCTCACTGAGTCCGGGTTCGAGCCCGGGAAGAGGAACTTCCTCCAGCTCACAGACAAGGACGGAGAGCAGCCTCAGATTGCATCG GATGAGTCGGGGACAGCGGACAGCAGTGGTCTGGATGACAGCTCCCAGGAGCGCTTTATCGGCCCCCTGCCCAGAGACTGCACGGTGGGCTGCAGCAGCGACTACAGCAGCCCCAGCTACTCCTACTCCTCCATCCTCAACAAGTCAGACACAG GATATGTGGGTTTGGTTAACCAGGCCATGACCTGCTATTTGAACAGCCTTCTACAAACGCTGTTTATGACCCCGGAGTTCAGAAATGCACTGTACAA CTGGGAGTTTGAGGAGTCAGACGAGGACCCGGTCACCAGCATCCCTTACCAGCTACAGAGGCTGTTTTTGCTGCTGCAGACCAGTAAGAAGAGGGCCATCGAGACCACCGACGTGACCCGCAGCTTCGGCTGGGACAGCAGCGAAG CCTGGCAGCAGCATGACGTCCAGGAGCTGTGTAGGGTCATGTTTGATGCCCTGGAGCAGAAATGGAAGCAGACAGAGCAG GCTGACCTGATTAACCAGCTGTACCAGGGGAAACTGAAGGACTATGTGCGCTGTCTGGAGTGTGGCTATGAGAGCTGGAGGATCGACACCTACCTGGACATCCCTCTGGTCATCAGACCCTTTGGGGCCAGCCAGGCTTATGGCAGCGTG GAGGAGGCTCTGCAGGCCTTTGTCCAGCCAGAGACTCTGGACGGGGCCAACCAGTACTTCTGTGAGCGCTGCAAGAAAAAATGTGACGCCCGTAAG GGGCTGAGGTTTCTGCACTTTCCCTACCTGCTGACTCTGCAGCTGAAGCGTTTTGACTTTGACTATACCACTATGCACCGCATCAAACTCAACGACCGCATGTCCTTCCCTGAGGAGCTGGACATGGGTCCCTTCATTGACGTGGAGGACGAG AAATCTCCTCAGACGGAGAGCTGCACTGACAGCGGGGCAGAGAATGAGGGCAGTTGCCACAGCGACCAGATGAGCAACGACTTCTCGACGGACGACGGTGTGGATGAGGGCATCTGCCTGGACAGCGCCAGCAGTACTGAGAGGGTCCTGAAGCCAAAG AGTTCATTGACTTTTGAGCTGTTCTCGGTCATGGTCCATTCGGGCAGCGCTGCAGGTGGCCACTACTATGCCTGCATTAAGTCCTTCAGCGATGGCCAGTGGTACAGTTTCAACGACCAGCACGTCAGCAAG ATCACCCAGGAAGACATCAGGAAGACATACGGAGGGTCCTCAGGGAGCAGAGGCTATTACTCCAGTGCCTTTGCCAG CTCTACGAATGCGTATATGCTGATTTATAGGTTGAAAGACCCCTCAAGGAATGCAA AGTATCTTGATTGTGATGACTTCCCTGAGCACATAAAGCATCTGGTCCAGAGGGAGAAGGAGTCTGAGGAGCAGGAGAAAAGACAGAGGGAGATCGAGCGCAATACCTGCAAG ATCAAGCTGTTCTGCATGCATCCGGTGAAGATGAGGACTATGATGGAGAACAAGCTGGAAGTGCACAAGGACAAGACGctcagagaggcaacagagatGGCCTACAAG CTCATGGATCTGGAGGAGGTGGTCCCACTGGACTGCTGTCGCCTGGTCAAGTACGATGAGTTCCATGAGTACCTGGAGCGCTCGTACGAGGGAGAGGAGGACACCCCCATGGGGCTGCTGCTGGGTGGGATCAAGTCCTCCTATATGTTTGACCTGCTGCTGGAGACCCGCAGACCAGAGCAAGTCTTCCAGCCCTACAAACCCGGAG AGGTGATGGTGAAGGTTCACGTGGTGGATCTGAAGACTGAGACTATCGCCCCTCCCGTCAGCATCAGGGCCTACCTAAACCAGTCAATCACTGAGTTCAAGCAGCTCATTGCACAG GCCACAGAGCTCTCAGCCGAAACCATGCGTGTCGTCCTGGAGCGTTGCTATAATGACCTTCGGCTTCTCTACGTGCCCAACAAGACACTGAAAGCAGAGGGTTTCTTCAGGAGCAACAAG GTTTTTGTGGAAAGCTCTGAATCCCCAGATCACCAGGTCACTTTCACCGATTCGCTCTTGTGGAAACTGCTGGATCGCCATGGGAACACAATCCGCCTGTTTGTCTCGCTGCCTGTGCAATCCCCCGGCACCAACAGAACTATTTGCCAAAATGTGGGCGGCGACCCCGAGGAGTGCTCTGAGGGGTCAAAGGGCAACAGGAAGTCTGTAGAGACCATCCTGGAGGAGAGCACAGAGAAGCTGAAGAACCTGTCCCTCCAGCAGCAGCAGGGCTCCCAGCAGGGCTCCAGCACCAGTGACAGCCAGAAGAGCTCAGACACCAGCGACTTTGAGCACATCGAGTCCCCCTCACCCTCTCAGGAGCCAGACTCTGCCTCCTCCATATCCGCTGTCGTTGCAGTCGACAACCGCGAGCTGGAGAACCGGATCCAGGTGGCTAGCGGCGGGGGGGCCTACTCTGACCCGGAAACCCAGTTCCCTGGGGAGGAGCGCTCGGACTCTGAGGTGAACAACGACCGCAGCACAAGCTCAGTAGACAGTGACATCCTGAGCTCCAGCCACAGCAGTGACACGCTGTGCAACGCCGACAGCGGCCCCATCCAGCTGGCCAATGGCCTGGACTCACACAGCATCACTAGCAGTCGCCGCTCCAAGGCCAACGAGGGCAAGAAGGAGACGTGGGACACGGCCGAGGAGGACAGCGGCACAGACAGCGAGTATGATGAGAACGGGAAGAgcaaggtggaatcatattacctCTACTTCAGAGCAGAACCATACGATCAGGAGGAAGGCTCTGGGGAAGGAGGCCAGAAAT GTGTATTGGTCCACGTAGATAAGAGGATAACTCTGTCAGCGTTCAAACAGAACCTGGAGCCTTTCGTGGGGGTCACCTCTACCCAGTTCAAGGTGTTCCGCGTCTACGCGAACAACCAGGAGTTTGAGAGTGTACGGCTCAACGagaccctctcctccttctctgacGACAATAAG ATAACCATACGATTAGGCAGAGCACTAAAGAAGGGCGAGTATCGGGTGAAAGTCTACCAGCTACTAGTGAATGACGCAGAG ccctGTAAGTTCCTCGTGGACACAGTGTTTGCTAAGGGCATGACTGTGAAACAGTCCAAAGAGGAGCTAATGCCTCAGCTGAAAGACCAATGCAACCTGGACCTCAACATCGACAA TTTCCGTCTCAGGAAGAAGACGTGGAAGAACCCAGGGACAGTGTTTTTGGACTACCACGTCTACGAGGAGGACATCAATATCTCCAGTAACTGGGAGGTCTTCCTGGAGGTTCTAGATG GACCGGAGAAGATGAAGTCCATGTCCCAGCTGGCTGTGCTGACCCGCCGCTGGACCCCCGCCCAGATGAAGCTGGAGCCCTTCCAGGAAGTGGTTCTGGAGAGCAGCAGTGTGGAGGAACTCAaggaaaag CTCAGTGAAATAAGTGGTATTCCTCTTGAAAACCTGGAGTTTGCCAAG GGGCGCGGAACATTTCCTTGTGATATCTCGGTATTGGAGATCCATCAGGATCTGGACTGGAACCCTAAAGTGTCCACACTGAATGTGTGGCCTCTGTACATCTGTGATGATGGCGCCGTGGTCTTCTACAG GAACAGCACAGAGGAGCCTATGGAACAGTCTGAAGACGAGCGCAACGAGCTGATGAAGAGGGAGAGCAGCCGCCTGCTGAAGACTGGCCACCGGGTCAGTTACTCACCTCGTAAGGAGAAAGCCCTTAAGATCTACCTGGATGGGGGCCCGGTCAAGGACCTGGGGCAGGACTGA
- the LOC121559485 gene encoding ubiquitin carboxyl-terminal hydrolase 47-like isoform X9, with product MEMVPSEENQLVPKEIENASEEPRVLCIVQDTTNAKTVNERLTLNLPASTTLSKLFEDVAHKASYVNGTFDLAWGNTGDMGSLEPSSEMSLTESGFEPGKRNFLQLTDKDGEQPQIASDESGTADSSGLDDSSQERFIGPLPRDCTVGCSSDYSSPSYSYSSILNKSDTGYVGLVNQAMTCYLNSLLQTLFMTPEFRNALYNWEFEESDEDPVTSIPYQLQRLFLLLQTSKKRAIETTDVTRSFGWDSSEAWQQHDVQELCRVMFDALEQKWKQTEQQQFSPLTADLINQLYQGKLKDYVRCLECGYESWRIDTYLDIPLVIRPFGASQAYGSVEEALQAFVQPETLDGANQYFCERCKKKCDARKGLRFLHFPYLLTLQLKRFDFDYTTMHRIKLNDRMSFPEELDMGPFIDVEDEKSPQTESCTDSGAENEGSCHSDQMSNDFSTDDGVDEGICLDSASSTERVLKPKVPSLNTSSLTFELFSVMVHSGSAAGGHYYACIKSFSDGQWYSFNDQHVSKITQEDIRKTYGGSSGSRGYYSSAFASSTNAYMLIYRLKDPSRNAKYLDCDDFPEHIKHLVQREKESEEQEKRQREIERNTCKIKLFCMHPVKMRTMMENKLEVHKDKTLREATEMAYKLMDLEEVVPLDCCRLVKYDEFHEYLERSYEGEEDTPMGLLLGGIKSSYMFDLLLETRRPEQVFQPYKPGEVMVKVHVVDLKTETIAPPVSIRAYLNQSITEFKQLIAQATELSAETMRVVLERCYNDLRLLYVPNKTLKAEGFFRSNKVFVESSESPDHQVTFTDSLLWKLLDRHGNTIRLFVSLPVQSPGTNRTICQNVGGDPEECSEGSKGNRKSVETILEESTEKLKNLSLQQQQGSQQGSSTSDSQKSSDTSDFEHIESPSPSQEPDSASSISAVVAVDNRELENRIQVASGGGAYSDPETQFPGEERSDSEVNNDRSTSSVDSDILSSSHSSDTLCNADSGPIQLANGLDSHSITSSRRSKANEGKKETWDTAEEDSGTDSEYDENGKSKVESYYLYFRAEPYDQEEGSGEGGQKCVLVHVDKRITLSAFKQNLEPFVGVTSTQFKVFRVYANNQEFESVRLNETLSSFSDDNKITIRLGRALKKGEYRVKVYQLLVNDAEPCKFLVDTVFAKGMTVKQSKEELMPQLKDQCNLDLNIDNFRLRKKTWKNPGTVFLDYHVYEEDINISSNWEVFLEVLDGPEKMKSMSQLAVLTRRWTPAQMKLEPFQEVVLESSSVEELKEKLSEISGIPLENLEFAKGRGTFPCDISVLEIHQDLDWNPKVSTLNVWPLYICDDGAVVFYRNSTEEPMEQSEDERNELMKRESSRLLKTGHRVSYSPRKEKALKIYLDGGPVKDLGQD from the exons ATGGAAATGGTGCCCAGCGAAGAGAACCAGCTCGTACCCAAAGAG ATAGAGAATGCGTCGGAGGAGCCCAGAGTGTTGTGCATAGTCCAGGACACTACCAATGCTAAGACGGTCAATGAGAGGCTCACCCTCAACCTGCCAGCCTCCACCACCCTCTCCAAACTCTTTGAGGATGTGGCCCACAAGGCGAGCTATGTGAACGGCACCTTTGACCTGGCATGGGGCAACACCGGGGACATG GGGTCGCTGGAACCCAGCAGTGAGATGTCCCTCACTGAGTCCGGGTTCGAGCCCGGGAAGAGGAACTTCCTCCAGCTCACAGACAAGGACGGAGAGCAGCCTCAGATTGCATCG GATGAGTCGGGGACAGCGGACAGCAGTGGTCTGGATGACAGCTCCCAGGAGCGCTTTATCGGCCCCCTGCCCAGAGACTGCACGGTGGGCTGCAGCAGCGACTACAGCAGCCCCAGCTACTCCTACTCCTCCATCCTCAACAAGTCAGACACAG GATATGTGGGTTTGGTTAACCAGGCCATGACCTGCTATTTGAACAGCCTTCTACAAACGCTGTTTATGACCCCGGAGTTCAGAAATGCACTGTACAA CTGGGAGTTTGAGGAGTCAGACGAGGACCCGGTCACCAGCATCCCTTACCAGCTACAGAGGCTGTTTTTGCTGCTGCAGACCAGTAAGAAGAGGGCCATCGAGACCACCGACGTGACCCGCAGCTTCGGCTGGGACAGCAGCGAAG CCTGGCAGCAGCATGACGTCCAGGAGCTGTGTAGGGTCATGTTTGATGCCCTGGAGCAGAAATGGAAGCAGACAGAGCAG CAGCAGTTTTCTCCACTTACG GCTGACCTGATTAACCAGCTGTACCAGGGGAAACTGAAGGACTATGTGCGCTGTCTGGAGTGTGGCTATGAGAGCTGGAGGATCGACACCTACCTGGACATCCCTCTGGTCATCAGACCCTTTGGGGCCAGCCAGGCTTATGGCAGCGTG GAGGAGGCTCTGCAGGCCTTTGTCCAGCCAGAGACTCTGGACGGGGCCAACCAGTACTTCTGTGAGCGCTGCAAGAAAAAATGTGACGCCCGTAAG GGGCTGAGGTTTCTGCACTTTCCCTACCTGCTGACTCTGCAGCTGAAGCGTTTTGACTTTGACTATACCACTATGCACCGCATCAAACTCAACGACCGCATGTCCTTCCCTGAGGAGCTGGACATGGGTCCCTTCATTGACGTGGAGGACGAG AAATCTCCTCAGACGGAGAGCTGCACTGACAGCGGGGCAGAGAATGAGGGCAGTTGCCACAGCGACCAGATGAGCAACGACTTCTCGACGGACGACGGTGTGGATGAGGGCATCTGCCTGGACAGCGCCAGCAGTACTGAGAGGGTCCTGAAGCCAAAGGTACCCAGCCTCAACACT AGTTCATTGACTTTTGAGCTGTTCTCGGTCATGGTCCATTCGGGCAGCGCTGCAGGTGGCCACTACTATGCCTGCATTAAGTCCTTCAGCGATGGCCAGTGGTACAGTTTCAACGACCAGCACGTCAGCAAG ATCACCCAGGAAGACATCAGGAAGACATACGGAGGGTCCTCAGGGAGCAGAGGCTATTACTCCAGTGCCTTTGCCAG CTCTACGAATGCGTATATGCTGATTTATAGGTTGAAAGACCCCTCAAGGAATGCAA AGTATCTTGATTGTGATGACTTCCCTGAGCACATAAAGCATCTGGTCCAGAGGGAGAAGGAGTCTGAGGAGCAGGAGAAAAGACAGAGGGAGATCGAGCGCAATACCTGCAAG ATCAAGCTGTTCTGCATGCATCCGGTGAAGATGAGGACTATGATGGAGAACAAGCTGGAAGTGCACAAGGACAAGACGctcagagaggcaacagagatGGCCTACAAG CTCATGGATCTGGAGGAGGTGGTCCCACTGGACTGCTGTCGCCTGGTCAAGTACGATGAGTTCCATGAGTACCTGGAGCGCTCGTACGAGGGAGAGGAGGACACCCCCATGGGGCTGCTGCTGGGTGGGATCAAGTCCTCCTATATGTTTGACCTGCTGCTGGAGACCCGCAGACCAGAGCAAGTCTTCCAGCCCTACAAACCCGGAG AGGTGATGGTGAAGGTTCACGTGGTGGATCTGAAGACTGAGACTATCGCCCCTCCCGTCAGCATCAGGGCCTACCTAAACCAGTCAATCACTGAGTTCAAGCAGCTCATTGCACAG GCCACAGAGCTCTCAGCCGAAACCATGCGTGTCGTCCTGGAGCGTTGCTATAATGACCTTCGGCTTCTCTACGTGCCCAACAAGACACTGAAAGCAGAGGGTTTCTTCAGGAGCAACAAG GTTTTTGTGGAAAGCTCTGAATCCCCAGATCACCAGGTCACTTTCACCGATTCGCTCTTGTGGAAACTGCTGGATCGCCATGGGAACACAATCCGCCTGTTTGTCTCGCTGCCTGTGCAATCCCCCGGCACCAACAGAACTATTTGCCAAAATGTGGGCGGCGACCCCGAGGAGTGCTCTGAGGGGTCAAAGGGCAACAGGAAGTCTGTAGAGACCATCCTGGAGGAGAGCACAGAGAAGCTGAAGAACCTGTCCCTCCAGCAGCAGCAGGGCTCCCAGCAGGGCTCCAGCACCAGTGACAGCCAGAAGAGCTCAGACACCAGCGACTTTGAGCACATCGAGTCCCCCTCACCCTCTCAGGAGCCAGACTCTGCCTCCTCCATATCCGCTGTCGTTGCAGTCGACAACCGCGAGCTGGAGAACCGGATCCAGGTGGCTAGCGGCGGGGGGGCCTACTCTGACCCGGAAACCCAGTTCCCTGGGGAGGAGCGCTCGGACTCTGAGGTGAACAACGACCGCAGCACAAGCTCAGTAGACAGTGACATCCTGAGCTCCAGCCACAGCAGTGACACGCTGTGCAACGCCGACAGCGGCCCCATCCAGCTGGCCAATGGCCTGGACTCACACAGCATCACTAGCAGTCGCCGCTCCAAGGCCAACGAGGGCAAGAAGGAGACGTGGGACACGGCCGAGGAGGACAGCGGCACAGACAGCGAGTATGATGAGAACGGGAAGAgcaaggtggaatcatattacctCTACTTCAGAGCAGAACCATACGATCAGGAGGAAGGCTCTGGGGAAGGAGGCCAGAAAT GTGTATTGGTCCACGTAGATAAGAGGATAACTCTGTCAGCGTTCAAACAGAACCTGGAGCCTTTCGTGGGGGTCACCTCTACCCAGTTCAAGGTGTTCCGCGTCTACGCGAACAACCAGGAGTTTGAGAGTGTACGGCTCAACGagaccctctcctccttctctgacGACAATAAG ATAACCATACGATTAGGCAGAGCACTAAAGAAGGGCGAGTATCGGGTGAAAGTCTACCAGCTACTAGTGAATGACGCAGAG ccctGTAAGTTCCTCGTGGACACAGTGTTTGCTAAGGGCATGACTGTGAAACAGTCCAAAGAGGAGCTAATGCCTCAGCTGAAAGACCAATGCAACCTGGACCTCAACATCGACAA TTTCCGTCTCAGGAAGAAGACGTGGAAGAACCCAGGGACAGTGTTTTTGGACTACCACGTCTACGAGGAGGACATCAATATCTCCAGTAACTGGGAGGTCTTCCTGGAGGTTCTAGATG GACCGGAGAAGATGAAGTCCATGTCCCAGCTGGCTGTGCTGACCCGCCGCTGGACCCCCGCCCAGATGAAGCTGGAGCCCTTCCAGGAAGTGGTTCTGGAGAGCAGCAGTGTGGAGGAACTCAaggaaaag CTCAGTGAAATAAGTGGTATTCCTCTTGAAAACCTGGAGTTTGCCAAG GGGCGCGGAACATTTCCTTGTGATATCTCGGTATTGGAGATCCATCAGGATCTGGACTGGAACCCTAAAGTGTCCACACTGAATGTGTGGCCTCTGTACATCTGTGATGATGGCGCCGTGGTCTTCTACAG GAACAGCACAGAGGAGCCTATGGAACAGTCTGAAGACGAGCGCAACGAGCTGATGAAGAGGGAGAGCAGCCGCCTGCTGAAGACTGGCCACCGGGTCAGTTACTCACCTCGTAAGGAGAAAGCCCTTAAGATCTACCTGGATGGGGGCCCGGTCAAGGACCTGGGGCAGGACTGA